From the Cryptomeria japonica chromosome 2, Sugi_1.0, whole genome shotgun sequence genome, one window contains:
- the LOC131033879 gene encoding rust resistance kinase Lr10-like, with product MRVGTLVTRMSRTLRSVCQSSVTVGVTNLGSGIQDGFQVKSEPNKICTNCMSEGWLCVYNETDSTQIYCKWPKNKPPGETIILGGVIGTVALLLMGALLLFLNRRRCLPTSQNPDLSNVEKFLQDYVHQMPCRYSYSQLMKITNKFAYKVGEGGFGVVYKGKLPTGGLVAVKMLDQSRRCENQFMNEVPTIGRIHHVHLVRLMEYFYEEHRNALVYEYMANGSLDEFIFAGREKEAILNWAQLYSIALGAARGIAYLHQDCDNRIIHFDIKPHNILLD from the exons ATGAGAGTTGGTACATTAGTTACAAGGATGAGTCGAACTTTGAGAAGTGTGTGTCAATCAAGTGTTACAGTCGGAGTCACTAATCTGGGCTCTGGAATTCAAGATGGGTTCCAAGTAAAATCGGAACCCAACAAAATCTGCACGAATTGCATGTCTGAGGGCTGGTTGTGTGTGTATAATGAAACCGATTCGACGCAGATTTATTGCAAGTGGCCTAAAA ACAAGCCTCCAGGCGAGACTATTATTCTAG GTGGGGTCATTGGAACCGTTGCATTGTTACTGATGGGAGCATTACTTCTGTTCCTTAATCGGAGGAGGTGTTTACCCACTTCTCAGAATCCCGATCTTTCTAACGTCGAGAAATTCCTGCAAGATTATGTTCATCAAATGCCCTGTAGATATTCATACTCTCAGTTAATGAAGATCACCAATAAGTTTGCATACAAAGTGGGGGAAGGAGGTTTTGGTGTGgtatataaaggaaagctacctacTGGCGGTCTGGTGGCCGTTAAAATGCTTGATCAATCAAGGCGCTGCGAGAATCAATTCATGAATGAAGTACCAACCATTGGAAGGATCCATCATGTCCACTTGGTTCGCCTCATGGAATACTTCTATGAAGAACACAGAAACGCATTGGTGTATGAGTACATGGCTAATGGATCTCTGGATGAGTTTATATTTGCAGGAAGAGAGAAAGAAGCAATCCTAAATTGGGCACAGCTGTATTCAATTGCTTTGGGTGCAGCTCGTGGAATAGCCTACTTACACCAAGATTGTGACAACCGTATCATTCATTTCGACATAAAACCCCACAACATATTACTGGATTAA
- the LOC131859422 gene encoding rust resistance kinase Lr10-like, translating into MTAARGTPGYAAPEVWSTNLGGVTDKSDVYSFGMVLLEIVGGKKNIDVQVSRSSQLYFPEWAFKSMENGQLERGLRGSGQAEIECEEKEKAIRLVKIGLWCIQYNSRDRPSMSRVVQMLEGNGDDVSNPPLPFNSSIRAAPSIHSSEESSV; encoded by the coding sequence ATGACAGCCGCAAGAGGAACGCCAGGATATGCTGCTCCAGAGGTGTGGAGTACAAATTTGGGAGGTGTAACGGACAAATCAGATGTTTACAGTTTTGGAATGGTATTATTGGAGATTGTTGGAGGAAAGAAGAATATCGATGTGCAGGTAAGCCGGTCTAGTCAATTGTATTTTCCAGAGTGGGCATTCAAGTCGATGGAGAATGGGCAGTTGGAGAGGGGGTTGAGAGGAAGTGGTCAGGCAGAAATAGAatgtgaagagaaagagaaagcaataAGACTGGTCAAAATAGGACTATGGTGCATTCAGTACAACTCCAGAGATCGACCGAGTATGAGTAGAGTGGTTCAAATGTTGGAAGGAAATGGTGATGATGTGAGTAATCCTCCCCTGCCTTTCAATTCATCAATTAGGGCTGCACCTTCAATACATTCAAGTGAAGAGTCTTCAGTGTAA
- the LOC131049866 gene encoding rust resistance kinase Lr10-like, whose product MDMEMEGLPAPRFLFLVFTVFILCLASSSRACPEEPFQCGDYSFAHPFGRKDSGCGDLALQLRCDDGLMPLLNISGYDYYLIKRQVYKNGDPNNHMTIIEKNVWEGKCNPWTSNPGRQSLSTDQFQIEEQNIKLALSEQCNATANFPLLQCNGSWHYSSDLQESEFSHVCKPEIMLLVESLPTTVSDRIPGFQVEWNISQNCSKCSSSGGNCTYDPFTTQFWCLCKGGWYPEKCPARFVGNSRVKTAIIASVVIGTGALLVMGILVVFVNRRRWFSASSKKLDLSNVEKFLQDYVHQMPCRYSYSQLMKITSKFTHRVGEGGFGVVYKGKLSTGDLVAVKMLDQSRHSENQFMNEVATIGRIHHVHLVRLMGYCYEGNRNALVYEYMANGSLDKFIFAGREKEQILNWAQLYSIALGAARGIAYLHQDCNNRIIHFDIKPHNILLDEEFTPKVADFGLAKLLEKKMDHISMTAARGTPGYAAPEVWNRNLGPVTDKSDVYSFGMVLLEMVGGRKNVGVKVSRSSQLYFPEWAFKLMENEQLERVLRGSGKAEIECEEKEKAIRLVKVGLWCIQYTSRDRPSMSRVVQMLEGNGDDITNPPLPFNSSIRAAPSIDSSEESSV is encoded by the exons ATGGACATGGAAATGGAAGGGCTACCAGCCCCCCGCTTCCTCTTTCTCGTCTTCACAGTATTCATATTGTGCCTCGCTTCTTCATCACGAGCTTGTCCAGAAGAACCCTTCCAATGTGGGGATTATTCCTTCGCACATCCTTTCGGAAGAAAGGACAGCGGCTGCGGGGACCTCGCTCTTCAGCTTCGCTGTGATGATGGACTTATGCCTCTACTGAATATTAGTGGGTACGACTACTACCTAATAAAACGCCAAGTCTATAAGAATGGGGATCCCAACAATCATATGACAATAATTGAAAAGAATGTGTGGGAGGGTAAATGCAACCCATGGACCAGTAACCCTGGACGGCAATCCTTGTCTACCGATCAATTTCAGATTGAGGAGCAAAACATAAAGTTGGCTCTGTCGGAGCAGTGTAATGCAACGGCCAATTTCCCCCTTCTACAATGTAACGGTAGCTGGCATTACAGTTCAGATCTTCAAGAGTCCGAGTTCAGTCACGTATGTAAGCCAGAAATTATGCTGCTGGTTGAGAGCCTGCCAACAACTGTATCAGATCGAATTCCAGGGTTCCAAGTAGAATGGAATATCAGCCAAAACTGCAGTAAGTGCAGCTCGAGTGGTGGAAATTGTACCTATGATCCCTTTACGACGCAGTTTTGGTGCCTCTGCAAAGGCGGCTGGTATCCAGAGAAATGTCCCGCTC GTTTTGTAGGCAATTCAAGGGTTAAAACTGCCATCATTGCAA GTGTGGTCATTGGAACCGGTGCATTGTTAGTGATGGGAATACTGGTTGTGTTCGTTAATAGGAGGCGGTGGTTTTCCGCATCTTCCAAGAAACTTGATCTCTCTAATGTAGAAAAGTTCTTGCAAGATTATGTTCATCAAATGCCATGTAGATATTCATACTCTCAGCTCATGAAGATCACCAGTAAGTTTACACATAGAGTGGGGGAAGGAGGCTTTGGTGTGGTGTATAAAGGAAAGCTATCTACTGGCGATCTAGTGGCCGTTAAAATGCTTGATCAGTCTAGACACTCTGAGAATCAATTCATGAATGAAGTAGCAACCATCGGAAGGATCCATCATGTCCATTTGGTTCGCCTCATGGGATATTGCTACGAAGGAAACAGAAACGCATTGGTGTATGAGTACATGGCTAATGGATCTCTAGACAAGTTTATATTTGCAGGAAGAGAGAAGGAACAAATCCTAAATTGGGCACAGCTGTATTCAATTGCCTTAGGTGCAGCTCGTGGAATAGCCTATTTACACCAAGATTGTAACAATCGTATCATTCATTTCGACATAAAACCCCACAACATATTACTGGATGAAGAGTTCACACCAAAGGTAGCTGATTTCGGTCTGGCTAAACTCTTGGAGAAGAAAATGGATCATATATCAATGACAGCAGCAAGAGGAACACCAGGATATGCTGCGCCAGAGGTTTGGAATAGAAATTTGGGACCTGTAACGGACAAGTCAGATGTTTACAGTTTTGGAATGGTATTATTGGAGATGGTCGGAGGAAGAAAGAATGTTGGTGTGAAGGTAAGCCGGTCCAGTCAATTGTATTTTCCAGAGTGGGCATTCAAGTTGATGGAGAATGAGCAGTTGGAGAGGGTGTTGAGAGGAAGTGGTAAGGCAGAAATAGAGTGTGAAGAGAAGGAGAAAGCTATAAGGCTGGTCAAAGTAGGACTATGGTGCATTCAGTATACCTCAAGAGATCGACCGAGCATGAGCAGAGTGGTTCAAATGTTAGAAGGAAATGGTGATGATATAACCAATCCTCCCCTGCCTTTCAATTCATCAATTAGGGCTGCACCTTCAATAGATTCAAGTGAAGAGTCTTCTGTATAA